A single region of the Kwoniella botswanensis chromosome 1, complete sequence genome encodes:
- a CDS encoding 5-methyltetrahydropteroyltriglutamate-homocysteine S-methyltransferase gives MVKSAVLGYPRVGVNRSAKKAIESYWAGNSSAEQLQETAKNIRKERWESIKNAGVDVIPSGDFTLYDHLLDHSFNFGVIPQRYVEQKLSPLDTYFAMGRGRQDRAKGIDVVASEMGKFFDSNYHIVKVDHSPSTEFSLKNNQQLNEYKEAKELGITTRPVLFGPITYLSLVRAGRDAPADFEPISLLDKLIPVYKELLTQLKEAGVEEVQMDEPILVLDKAEQQGDLFKKTYEALAPVAPKITITTAYGRVGKSIEFLKDLPIHALHLDLDREPKQLDEVLAALKPTKIAIELGVVSGRNIWKNDLKASKALADKAIAELGADKVTVSTSSSLLHTPISIKVETKLTPQQVSWLSFATEKCEEVATLAGALNGKESEAFEQNSKDIAARREFERTSDSAVRDRVAAITEEQLKRKSPFPARREAQKKHLNLPKFPTTTIGSFPQTKEIRVARAKFTKGELSKEDYEKAMEKEVGSVVEFQEKVGLDLLVHGEPERNDMVQYFGEQLNGFIFTQLGWVQSYGSRYVRPPIVVSDVSRPSPMTVRWSSYAQSLTKLPMKGMLTGPVTILNWSFPRADVTKEVQSKQLALALRDEVVDLANAGIKAIQVDEPAIREGLPLRKADWDNYLTWAVDSFRLSTSGVEDDIQVHSHFCYSDFGDIFPSIQRLDADVISIEASKADLKLLDVFKSYGYSNEIGPGVYDIHSPRVPSEQEIKDRIAAMVKVLPADLMVVNPDCGLKTRGWKETEESLANLVAAAKWARETYA, from the exons ATGGTCAAGTCCGCTGTCTTAGGTTACCCTCGTGTCGGTGTCAACAGATCCGCTAAGAAG GCCATCGAGTCTTACTGGGCTGGTAACAGCTCTGCTGAGCAACTTCAAGAGACCGCCAAGAACATCCGAAAGGAACGATGGGAGTCTATCAAGAACGCTGGTGTAGATGTCATCCCTTC CGGTGATTTCACCCTCTATGACCACCTCCTTGACCACTCCTTCAACTTCGGTGTTATCCCTCAACGATACGTCGAACAAAAATTGTCTCCTCTCGACACCTACttcg CCATGGGTCGAGGAAGACAAGACCGAGCTAAAGGTATCGATGTCGTTGCCTCTGAAATGGGTAAATT CTTCGACTCCAACTACCACATCGTCAAAGTTGACCACTCCCCATCCACCGAGTTCTCCCTCAAGAACAACCAACAATTGAACGAATACAAGGAAGCCAAGGAACTCGGTATCACCACCCGACCCGTTCTCTTCGGTCCCATCACCTACCTCTCCCTCGTCCGAGCCGGTCGAGATGCTCCTGCTGACTTCGAGCCTATCTCACTTCTCGACAAATTGATCCCCGTCTACAAGGAACTCTTGACCCAACTCAAGGAAGCTGGTGTCGAGGAAGTCCAAATGGACGAACCCATCCTTGTTTTGGACAAAGCTGAACAACAAGGTGATCTCTTCAAGAAGACTTACGAAGCTCTTGCTCCTGTCGCCCCTAAGATTACCATCACCACCGCCTACGGTCGAGTTGGCAAATCAATCGAATTCCTCAAAGACCTCCCCATCCACGCTCTCCACCTCGATCTTGACCGAGAACCCAAGCAACTCGATGAAGTTCTCGCTGCCCTTAAACCTACCAAGATCGCTATCGAGCTCGGTGTCGTTTCCGGTAGAAACATCTGGAAGAACGACCTTaaagcttccaaagctctTGCCGACAAGGCTATCGCTGAGCTCGGTGCTGATAAAGTAACCGtttccacctcttcttcccttctccacACCCCTATCTCCATCAAGGTCGAGACCAAATTGACCCCTCAACAAGTCTCTTGGTTGTCCTTCGCTACCGAGAAGTGTGAGGAAGTCGCCACCCTCGCCGGTGCCCTTAACGGTAAAGAATCCGAAGCTTTCGAGCAAAACTCCAAGGACATCGCTGCCCGAAGAGAATTCGAACGAACCTCCGACTCAGCTGTCCGAGACCGAGTTGCCGCCATCACCGAGGAACAACTCAAGAGAAAATCACCTTTCCCCGCTAGACGAGAAGCCCAAAAGAAACACCTCAACCTTCCTAAAttccccaccaccaccatcggATCATTCCCTCAAACCAAGGAAATCCGAGTTGCCCGAGCTAAGTTCACCAAGGGTGAACTCTCCAAGGAGGATTACGAGAAGGCcatggagaaggaagttggTTCCGTTGTTGAATTCCAAGAGAAGGTTGGACTTGACTTGCTCGTCCACGGTGAACCTGAACGAAACGATATGGTTCAATACTTTGGTGAACAATTGAACggtttcatcttcactcaaCTTGGTTGGGTTCAGTCTTACGGTTCCCGATACGTCCGACCCCCCATCGTTGTCTCTGACGTTTCCCGACCATCTCCTATGACCGTCCGATGGTCTTCATACGCTCAATCCTTGACCAAGCTCCCCATGAAGGGTATGTTGACTGGTCCAGTCACCATCCTCAACTGGTCTTTCCCCCGAGCCGATGTCACCAAGGAAGTTCAATCCAAGCAACTCGCTCTTGCTCTCCGAGACGAAGTGGTTGACCTCGCCAACGCCGGTATCAAGGCTATCCAAGTCGACGAGCCCGCTATCCGAGAGGGTCTTCCTTTGAGAAAGGCCGACTGGGACAACTACCTCACCTGGGCTGTTGACTCTTTCAGACTTTCCACCTCCGGTGTCGAGGATGATATCCAAGTCCATTCTCACTTCTGTTACTCTGATTTCGGAGATATCTTCCCCTCCATCCAACGATTAGATGCCGATGTCATCTCCATCGAAGCTTCCAAGGCCGACTTGAAATTGTTGGACGTCTTCAAATCATACGGATACTCCAACGAGATCGGTCCCGGTGTTTACGATATCCACTCACCCCGAGTTCCCTCTGAACAAGAGATCAAAGACCGGATTGCCGCCATGGTCAAGGTGCTCCCTGCTGACCTGATGGTTGTCAACCCCGATTGTGGTCTTAAGACTCGAGGATGGAAGGAAACTGAGGAATCACTCGCCAACTTGGTAGCTGCTGCCAAATGGGCTAGAGAGACCTACGCTTAA